AATCCTGTTTATGTATTCGTCCTTGGACTGAAGCTCAATGTCAACATAATCGACCAGATTGCAGCATTCATAAAGGATATCAATCCTTTCCTCTTCGCTTCCTTTGAAGGATCCTCCTTCACTGTCAATCCTGTTTGTTGCAATCATAGGGAAGTTGATCTCATTGATTGTATCCTTAATCTCTGAAATATCCGGATTTTTAAGGGCATCTATCCTGAACTCTAAAATGTCGGCACCCTTCTCGATACAATCCTCCGCCACGGCAATTACATCTTTGCAATTTTCCTGAAATATTGGAATTGCAATTTTGGTTTGTGAATACATTAGTTAATTATTTAATTAAGGTTATTAATTAAAGTTTCTTAATGTTTATATAAATTAAAAAACATAATATATACCAATAAAATTTAAAATTTTATTATTTTATTTAATCAATTATACAAGGTGTTAATTTGAAAATTACAGCTATAGGTGCAGACATATCAAAAAATGACGTGTCATGCAGTTCTAAGCTAGTAGAAACTATTGAGAAAAACCTTCAAAGTGTTTTGGATCTGGGCGCAAGGGATGCTGCCTTAACAAATATAACCGGTGATGATGTTGTCATCAGCGCATTTGTTGAGGACGATTTGCTCGAACAGGTCAATGAAGGTATCGTTAATGTTTTAAAGATGAGTGCGGAAAACCTGGGAGACGTATCCGGAATTGCGGACAATCCTGAAGATGCGGGAGAGGGAGTCTCATATGCCGAAGCCAGCATAAGGAAAGATTTCTTCCCGGATGCGATTGTTTTGGGATTTGATACGTACGGCGGTGAAGATTTTGTGGCTGATGTTGCAAATTCAGCGATTGAAGCGGCAAAGGGCATGAAAAACTGTACCGACGTGTCTGACTACATCGAAGCCAAAACAAGAAAGATTCCTGGAGTGGGCTATGTTTCAGATGAAACCGACGACCCAGTGGTTGTGGCCACTGTTGAAAACATAGAGTCCATAGGAGTCATTGCAGGCGCAATGATTGGTGCTGCACTTGGAAACAAGAACGTTTATTTGGTTAAAAGAGGAACAACTTGTAATGTATTGCCGGGCAGCGTGATATTTTCAGCAACTGCCTTCATGAATGGAAATGTAATAGATTTAGCGGTTCCATTTGAAAATAAAACTAGAATATTAAGATGATGGGGGTTTATTTATGATTTTATTAAATGAGGATACAAAATGTATAGTTCAGGGAATAACCGGTAAGCAAGGTTCATTCCACACAGAACAAATGTTAAATTACAATACCAATATTGTAGCAGGATTGACTCCTGGAAAAGGTGGTCAGGACTTCCTTGGAGTGCCGATTTTCAATTCCATGGAAGAGGCTGTGGAGGAAGTTGACATCAACTCTTCAATCATTTTCGTACCTGCAAGATTCGCAAAGGACGCAGCGTTTGAAGCAATCAGACACTTGGATTTGGTCGTAATCATATCAGAACACATTCCGGTCCACGACAGTATGAAAATCATGGCATACGCCAAAGAGATGAATACCACCATTATCGGACCGAACACTCCTGGAGTGATCTCTCCTGGTGTCGGTAAATTGGGTATCATGCCAACACACATCTTTTGTGAAGGTAACGTTGGAGTGATTTCAAGAAGCGGTACATTAACATATGAGATAGCAAGCGAGTTGACCCATGCAGGAATCGGTCAAAGTACCGCAGTCGGAATCGGTGGGGACCCAGTAACCGGGGACAATTATGTTGATATTCTTAAAAGATTTGAAAAGGATGACCAAACCGATGCAGTCGTATTGATTGGTGAAATCGGAGGAACTGCTGAGGAAAGGGCAGGAAAATACATTGCAGAGGAAATGACAAAACCTGTCGTTTCATACATTGCAGGAAGAACCGCACCACCGGGCAAAAGAATGGGACACGCCGGTGCGATTATCCAAGGATCATCAGGTACTGTTGAAAGTAAAACAAAGGCTTTAAACGAAGCTGGAGTTGATGTAGCAGTAAAACCATCAGAAATTGTAGATTTACTTAAAAAGGTTATGTAGATGTCACATCAGGAAATTATCGATAAATTATTAAGCGGCGAAATGAAGCTTTATCAGGTTGATAAGGAAGTGGACGCAAAAGAGGCAACAGATATCAGAAGAGAGTTTTTGGAACAGAAATATGATTTGGATCTGTCCAACATCTCAAATTACACTCTTGACATGGAAAGGGCTTCAGCAAGAAACATTGAAAACTCAATCGGAGTATTGCAATTGCCGATGGGTATTGCAGGACCAATGAAAATCAATGGAGAATACTGCCAAAGGGAAGTGTTCATACCTTTAGCCACCTCTGAGGGA
This is a stretch of genomic DNA from Methanobrevibacter thaueri. It encodes these proteins:
- the sucD gene encoding succinate--CoA ligase subunit alpha, with amino-acid sequence MILLNEDTKCIVQGITGKQGSFHTEQMLNYNTNIVAGLTPGKGGQDFLGVPIFNSMEEAVEEVDINSSIIFVPARFAKDAAFEAIRHLDLVVIISEHIPVHDSMKIMAYAKEMNTTIIGPNTPGVISPGVGKLGIMPTHIFCEGNVGVISRSGTLTYEIASELTHAGIGQSTAVGIGGDPVTGDNYVDILKRFEKDDQTDAVVLIGEIGGTAEERAGKYIAEEMTKPVVSYIAGRTAPPGKRMGHAGAIIQGSSGTVESKTKALNEAGVDVAVKPSEIVDLLKKVM